Proteins co-encoded in one Arthrobacter sp. ERGS1:01 genomic window:
- a CDS encoding glutathione S-transferase family protein, whose translation MEAEPAAQDAQQYSTKGIYVTGNEYTRDTHYIETRITRDGADGYPVEAGRYRLVVARACPWAHRSTIVRRLLGLEDAISIGVCGPTHDVRSWTFDLDPGGVDPVLGIERLQEAYFKRTPDYPRGITVPAVVDVPTGAVVTNNFPQITLDFSTEWKEFHRAGAPDLYPEALREEIDTVAKRIFTEVNNGVYRCGFAGSQEAYDAAYDRLFTALDWLEERLATQRYLVGDTITEADVRLFTTLVRFDAVYHGHFKCNRNKLSEMPVLWAYARDLFQTPGFGDTVNFEQIKKHYYVVHEDLNPTRIVPKGPDASGWVTPHGREALGGRPFGDGTAPTRDVDA comes from the coding sequence ATGGAAGCAGAGCCAGCGGCACAGGACGCACAGCAATACAGCACCAAGGGCATCTACGTTACGGGCAATGAGTACACCCGCGACACCCACTACATTGAAACGCGCATCACCCGGGACGGCGCCGACGGCTACCCGGTGGAGGCCGGCCGCTACCGCCTGGTGGTGGCGCGCGCCTGCCCATGGGCGCACCGTTCCACCATTGTGCGCCGGCTGCTGGGACTCGAGGACGCCATCTCGATCGGCGTGTGCGGGCCCACCCACGACGTCCGCTCCTGGACCTTTGACCTCGATCCGGGCGGCGTTGACCCCGTGCTGGGCATCGAACGCCTGCAGGAGGCCTACTTCAAGCGCACCCCTGACTATCCGCGCGGCATCACCGTCCCGGCGGTCGTCGATGTCCCGACGGGCGCCGTCGTGACCAACAACTTCCCGCAAATAACGCTGGACTTCTCCACCGAGTGGAAGGAATTCCATCGCGCGGGCGCCCCGGATCTGTACCCGGAAGCCCTGCGCGAGGAAATCGACACCGTGGCCAAGCGGATCTTCACCGAGGTCAACAACGGCGTGTACCGGTGCGGCTTTGCCGGCAGCCAGGAGGCCTACGACGCCGCCTACGACCGCCTGTTCACGGCGCTGGATTGGCTGGAGGAGCGACTCGCAACGCAGCGCTACCTGGTGGGGGACACCATCACCGAGGCCGACGTCCGGCTGTTCACCACGCTGGTCCGCTTCGACGCGGTCTACCACGGCCACTTCAAGTGCAACCGCAACAAGCTCAGTGAAATGCCCGTGCTGTGGGCCTACGCCCGGGACCTGTTCCAGACGCCCGGCTTTGGCGACACCGTGAACTTCGAGCAGATCAAGAAGCACTACTACGTGGTGCACGAGGACCTGAACCCCACCCGGATCGTGCCCAAGGGCCCGGACGCCTCCGGCTGGGTCACCCCGCACGGCCGCGAGGCCCTGGGCGGACGCCCGTTCGGCGACGGCACGGCACCCACAAGGGACGTCGATGCCTGA
- a CDS encoding ABC transporter ATP-binding protein → MIEFAQVSKVYQGNQPAVGNLSLSIDRGKITVFVGPSGCGKTTSLRMINRMVEPSSGTITVDGRDISSVPAPALRRSMGYVMQSAGLLPHRTVTDNVTTVLRLNRVPRAQARRRAAELLDVVGLPAAMGRRYPNQLSGGQQQRVGVARALAADPPVLLMDEPFSAVDPVVRAELQQELLRLQRDLAKTIVFVTHDIDEATLLGDKVAVFATGGRVAQYAAPEEILRAPVDDFVAAFVGRDRGFRHLSFSSGASVPIHPAPINQPAAGPDGTAGHTLGGSILDGSAGWTLAVNAEHHPQGWIPPGRGAAMVPGGSLFHEGESLRRALDAALSSPSGLGVTVDDDGVVTGVVKAAEVLAAIEAARQARQDGR, encoded by the coding sequence ATGATCGAGTTCGCCCAGGTCAGCAAGGTCTACCAGGGGAACCAGCCGGCCGTCGGGAATCTCTCGCTGTCCATCGACAGGGGCAAAATCACCGTCTTCGTCGGCCCGTCGGGCTGTGGCAAGACCACCTCGCTGCGCATGATCAACCGGATGGTGGAGCCCTCCAGCGGCACCATCACGGTGGACGGCCGCGACATCAGCTCCGTCCCGGCCCCGGCCCTGCGCCGCTCCATGGGGTACGTCATGCAGTCCGCCGGGCTGCTGCCGCACCGGACCGTGACGGACAATGTGACCACGGTGCTCCGGCTCAACCGGGTCCCGCGCGCGCAGGCCCGCCGCCGTGCCGCGGAACTGCTCGACGTCGTCGGCCTCCCGGCCGCCATGGGCCGGCGCTACCCCAACCAGCTTTCCGGCGGTCAGCAACAGCGCGTCGGCGTGGCCCGCGCACTGGCCGCGGACCCGCCCGTGCTCCTTATGGACGAGCCCTTCAGCGCCGTGGACCCGGTGGTCCGGGCCGAACTCCAGCAGGAATTGCTGCGGCTCCAACGCGACCTGGCCAAGACCATCGTGTTCGTCACCCACGACATCGACGAGGCCACGCTCCTTGGCGACAAGGTGGCCGTCTTCGCCACGGGCGGCCGGGTGGCCCAGTACGCCGCCCCGGAGGAGATCCTGCGGGCGCCCGTGGATGACTTCGTGGCCGCGTTCGTGGGCCGGGACAGGGGCTTCAGGCACCTCTCCTTCAGCTCCGGCGCGTCCGTGCCCATCCATCCGGCGCCCATCAACCAGCCCGCCGCCGGTCCGGACGGAACGGCCGGGCACACCTTGGGCGGCAGCATCCTGGACGGCAGTGCCGGCTGGACGCTGGCCGTCAACGCCGAACACCACCCGCAGGGCTGGATTCCGCCCGGCCGCGGCGCCGCCATGGTGCCCGGCGGCTCGCTGTTCCACGAGGGCGAGTCGCTGCGCCGAGCCCTGGACGCCGCATTGTCCTCGCCGTCCGGCCTGGGCGTCACGGTGGACGACGACGGCGTGGTCACGGGAGTGGTCAAGGCCGCCGAGGTGCTGGCCGCCATCGAGGCCGCCCGGCAGGCACGCCAGGACGGCCGCTGA
- a CDS encoding ABC transporter permease, which translates to MDWFLANFPMVMSLTGYHLFQAVLPLVLSVIIAIPLAQLARLNKGVAAFILSAGSLLYTVPSLALFVILPSILGTKILDLTNIIVALTIYAVALLVRSTLDALNSVDDTIRQAAVAMGYKPVHRFLTVDLPLSMPVLFAGLRVISVSNISLVTVGALLGVPSLGFLFTDGLQRDFPTEIVIGIIGTLVLALLMDTALVLAQRLLTPWLRTPGRRKTSQTTTAAPVAAVGEAA; encoded by the coding sequence ATGGACTGGTTCCTGGCGAACTTCCCCATGGTCATGTCGCTGACCGGCTACCACCTGTTCCAGGCGGTGCTCCCGCTGGTGCTCAGCGTCATCATCGCCATCCCGCTGGCGCAGCTGGCCCGGCTCAACAAGGGCGTGGCCGCGTTCATCCTGTCGGCCGGTTCGCTGCTGTACACGGTGCCGTCGCTGGCGTTGTTCGTGATCCTGCCCAGCATTCTCGGCACCAAGATCCTGGACCTCACGAACATCATCGTGGCGCTGACCATCTACGCCGTGGCGCTGCTGGTCCGCTCCACGCTGGATGCGTTGAACTCCGTGGATGACACCATCCGCCAGGCCGCCGTCGCGATGGGCTACAAACCCGTGCACCGCTTCCTGACGGTCGATCTTCCGCTATCCATGCCGGTGCTTTTCGCCGGGCTGCGCGTGATCTCCGTCAGCAACATCTCGCTCGTGACGGTCGGGGCGCTGCTGGGCGTCCCCAGCCTGGGCTTCCTGTTCACCGACGGCCTGCAACGCGACTTCCCCACCGAGATCGTGATCGGCATCATCGGCACCCTGGTGCTGGCCCTGCTGATGGACACGGCCCTGGTGCTGGCGCAGCGCTTGCTGACCCCGTGGCTGCGCACGCCCGGCCGCCGCAAAACGTCACAAACGACGACGGCGGCCCCGGTCGCCGCAGTGGGTGAGGCCGCATGA
- a CDS encoding ABC transporter permease has translation MSAADYTSSNPFAQGVQWLSEPANWQGAMGIPARVAEHLGYSALTLLIAAAIAVPIGLYVGHTGKGRVVVVALAGMLRALPTLGVMTLFALMATSVLSLMPAIWALVILAVPPILTGTYAGISSVNRETVDAARGVGMTERQILFRVEVPNGLPVMLGGFRAAVLQVVATVAVVAFISLGGLGRFIIDGLSVQDYGQVLGGAVVIAVLAIGIDGILAALQRLSISPGLKESRLKPDDTPTGRETLTVGAQGGTS, from the coding sequence ATGAGCGCCGCCGACTACACCTCCAGCAACCCGTTCGCACAGGGCGTGCAATGGCTCAGCGAACCGGCCAACTGGCAGGGGGCCATGGGCATCCCGGCCAGGGTCGCCGAACACCTGGGCTATTCGGCGTTGACGCTGCTGATCGCGGCCGCCATCGCCGTGCCAATCGGGCTGTACGTGGGGCACACGGGCAAGGGCCGCGTCGTCGTCGTCGCCCTCGCCGGCATGCTGCGCGCCCTGCCCACCCTGGGTGTGATGACCCTGTTCGCCCTCATGGCCACCTCGGTGCTCTCGCTCATGCCGGCCATCTGGGCGCTCGTCATCCTGGCGGTGCCGCCCATCCTGACGGGCACCTACGCCGGCATTTCCTCGGTCAACCGGGAGACGGTGGATGCCGCCCGCGGGGTGGGCATGACGGAACGGCAAATCCTGTTCCGCGTGGAGGTCCCCAACGGCCTGCCCGTCATGCTGGGCGGGTTCCGGGCCGCGGTGCTGCAGGTCGTGGCCACGGTGGCCGTGGTCGCATTCATCAGCCTTGGCGGGCTGGGCCGGTTCATCATCGACGGGCTGTCCGTGCAAGACTACGGCCAGGTCCTGGGCGGTGCCGTGGTGATCGCGGTGCTGGCCATCGGCATCGACGGCATCCTGGCGGCCCTGCAACGGCTCTCCATCTCGCCGGGTTTGAAAGAAAGCCGGCTCAAGCCGGACGACACACCGACCGGCCGTGAAACCCTCACGGTCGGCGCACAAGGAGGAACCTCATGA
- a CDS encoding ABC transporter substrate-binding protein — translation MNHSRNLSRTAVVRRSFLGVAAGVSVLLAVSACGSSSPLSSGSNTSGSAGGSLVVGSANFPESATVAEIYAGALNAAGIKTTTKLNIGAREVYVKAVEDGSIDVVPDYSGNLLGYVDPKSTAVDPAAIIAALPAALPSGLGILDAAKAEDKDAMVVTSATATKYNLKSIEDLAKVCDKLTLAAPPEFATRPEGLPGLKGKYGCVPAKFTPINDGGGPLTVKALLSNEVQVADIFTTTPAIKDNNLVVLTDPKNNWLAQQVVPLVKTSTVNDAAKTALNNVSKLLTTEDLIALNEEVSGSAKMDPAAAAAAWLKEKGITK, via the coding sequence ATGAACCATTCGCGCAACCTTTCCCGCACCGCCGTGGTCCGCCGCTCTTTCCTTGGCGTGGCCGCCGGCGTCTCCGTCCTGCTCGCCGTGAGCGCCTGCGGCAGCAGTTCCCCGCTCAGCAGCGGCTCCAACACCAGCGGCTCCGCCGGCGGTTCGCTGGTGGTGGGCTCCGCCAACTTCCCCGAAAGCGCCACGGTCGCCGAAATTTACGCCGGCGCCCTGAACGCGGCCGGCATCAAGACCACCACCAAGCTGAACATCGGCGCCCGCGAGGTGTACGTCAAGGCCGTCGAGGACGGCTCGATCGACGTGGTTCCCGACTACAGCGGCAACCTGCTCGGCTACGTCGACCCTAAGAGCACCGCGGTTGACCCGGCGGCAATCATCGCAGCCCTCCCGGCCGCGCTGCCCTCCGGGCTGGGCATCCTGGACGCGGCCAAGGCCGAGGACAAGGACGCCATGGTGGTCACCTCCGCCACCGCCACCAAGTACAACCTGAAGTCCATCGAGGACCTGGCGAAGGTCTGCGACAAGCTGACCCTGGCCGCACCGCCGGAGTTCGCCACCCGCCCCGAGGGCCTGCCCGGGCTGAAGGGCAAGTACGGATGCGTGCCGGCCAAGTTCACCCCGATCAACGACGGCGGCGGCCCCCTCACGGTCAAGGCCCTGTTGAGCAACGAGGTCCAGGTGGCCGACATCTTCACGACCACCCCGGCCATCAAGGACAACAACTTGGTGGTGCTGACGGACCCGAAGAACAACTGGCTGGCCCAGCAGGTGGTGCCGCTCGTGAAGACCAGCACGGTCAACGACGCCGCCAAGACGGCCTTGAACAACGTCTCCAAGCTGCTCACCACGGAGGACCTGATCGCCCTCAACGAAGAGGTCAGCGGCTCGGCAAAGATGGATCCGGCCGCCGCCGCGGCGGCCTGGTTGAAGGAAAAGGGCATCACCAAGTAA
- a CDS encoding DUF427 domain-containing protein, with protein MYRASWNGTVIAESAKTIEIEGNQYFPPDSVDRTLLTETPTTSVCPWKGLASYYTVTANGQSNPDAAWYYPDPKPAAAEIRDYLAFWRGVVVEKVPGD; from the coding sequence ATGTACAGGGCAAGCTGGAACGGCACGGTCATCGCGGAATCCGCCAAGACCATCGAGATCGAGGGCAACCAGTACTTTCCGCCGGACTCGGTGGACCGTACCTTGCTGACGGAGACCCCCACCACGAGCGTGTGCCCGTGGAAGGGTTTGGCCAGTTATTACACGGTCACGGCCAACGGGCAAAGCAACCCGGACGCCGCCTGGTACTACCCGGACCCCAAGCCTGCGGCCGCCGAGATCCGGGACTACCTGGCGTTTTGGCGCGGCGTCGTCGTCGAGAAGGTCCCCGGGGACTGA
- a CDS encoding dihydrolipoyl dehydrogenase family protein, translating into MVPAIEVVDAIVVGMGPGGESVAGELAAAGLSVVGVESGLVGGECPYFGCVPSKMMIRAGNALAEARRVPGLAGTASVVPDWAPVAARIRDEATDNWDDAAAAKRFTDAGGRLVRGTGRLTGVRHVTITTHDGGELTFRARRAVVLNPGTDPAIPSVPGLAGTPFWTNREAVRATLAPESLAVWGAGPIGMELAQAFARFGTKVTMVVRGAHLASREEPETAELLEHVFAREGIEVLTNTTITGVEHSAAGFTLALDGPGATTLAAEKFLVATGRASKLGKLGLDQAGIAYDGRTPPAVDDHLQLGHNLYLIGDAVGAGAFTHMSMYHANIVAGHVLGEDRGTAESHAVPRVTFTDPEAGAVGLTERQARAAGLAVRTGYVELADSTRGWIHKSGNDGFIKVIEDSATGVLVGATSVGPHGGEVLSALALAVHARVPVATLKTMVYAYPTFHRAIEAAVRAIK; encoded by the coding sequence GTGGTTCCCGCGATTGAGGTGGTCGACGCGATCGTGGTTGGCATGGGCCCCGGCGGCGAATCCGTCGCCGGGGAACTGGCCGCCGCCGGGCTCTCCGTGGTGGGGGTGGAGTCCGGGCTGGTGGGCGGGGAATGCCCGTACTTTGGCTGTGTTCCGTCCAAGATGATGATCCGCGCCGGCAACGCCCTGGCCGAGGCCCGGCGCGTGCCCGGGCTGGCCGGCACCGCAAGCGTGGTCCCCGACTGGGCGCCCGTGGCCGCCCGCATCCGCGACGAGGCCACCGACAACTGGGACGACGCAGCCGCGGCGAAACGCTTCACCGACGCCGGCGGGCGGCTGGTGCGCGGCACGGGCCGGCTTACCGGCGTCCGCCATGTCACCATCACAACGCACGACGGCGGGGAGCTCACCTTCCGCGCCCGCCGCGCCGTGGTGCTCAATCCCGGCACCGACCCGGCCATCCCGTCCGTCCCCGGCCTGGCCGGCACCCCCTTCTGGACCAACCGGGAGGCGGTGCGGGCCACCCTGGCGCCGGAATCGCTGGCCGTCTGGGGCGCCGGACCCATCGGCATGGAGCTGGCGCAGGCGTTCGCCCGCTTCGGCACCAAGGTCACCATGGTGGTTCGCGGCGCGCACCTGGCATCCCGCGAGGAACCGGAGACCGCGGAACTGCTGGAGCACGTGTTTGCCCGCGAGGGAATCGAGGTGCTGACCAACACCACCATCACCGGCGTGGAGCATTCCGCGGCCGGTTTCACCCTTGCGCTGGACGGCCCCGGAGCCACCACCCTGGCCGCGGAAAAGTTCCTCGTCGCCACGGGACGCGCCTCCAAACTGGGGAAGCTGGGGCTGGACCAGGCCGGCATCGCCTACGACGGCAGGACCCCGCCCGCCGTGGACGACCACCTGCAACTGGGCCACAACCTGTACCTGATCGGCGACGCCGTCGGCGCCGGGGCGTTCACCCACATGTCGATGTACCACGCGAACATTGTGGCCGGGCACGTGTTGGGCGAGGACCGCGGCACGGCCGAATCCCATGCGGTCCCGCGCGTGACGTTCACGGATCCGGAGGCGGGCGCCGTCGGATTGACCGAACGCCAGGCCCGAGCCGCCGGTCTCGCGGTCCGCACGGGGTACGTCGAGCTGGCCGATTCCACCCGCGGCTGGATCCACAAAAGCGGGAACGACGGCTTCATCAAGGTCATCGAGGACTCCGCCACCGGCGTGCTGGTGGGCGCCACCTCCGTGGGGCCGCACGGCGGGGAAGTGCTCTCCGCCCTGGCCCTGGCCGTGCACGCCCGCGTCCCTGTGGCCACCCTGAAGACCATGGTCTACGCGTACCCCACCTTCCACCGCGCCATCGAGGCGGCCGTGCGCGCCATCAAATAA
- a CDS encoding dihydrofolate reductase family protein: MAKLIYIVNTSLDGYMADEDGRIDWTSPSEEVFRFITDLVRPVGTYLYGRRLYEAMAVWETLDAPPDFPQELDFAQLWRGADKVVYSTTLAAAATPRTRIERTFDPAAVRLMKEATGPDLTVGGAQLAGQAIAAGLVDEIHLVVTPHLLGGGAPALPAHVRRGLQLLDQHTFANGTVYVRYGML, encoded by the coding sequence ATGGCAAAGTTGATCTACATCGTGAATACCTCACTGGACGGCTATATGGCGGATGAGGACGGCCGCATCGACTGGACCAGCCCCAGCGAGGAGGTGTTTCGCTTCATCACCGATCTGGTGCGCCCCGTCGGAACGTACCTGTACGGGCGGCGCCTCTACGAAGCCATGGCCGTCTGGGAGACGCTTGACGCCCCGCCCGACTTCCCGCAGGAGCTGGACTTCGCGCAGCTGTGGCGTGGCGCCGACAAGGTGGTCTACTCCACCACGCTGGCCGCGGCGGCCACCCCCAGGACCCGGATTGAGCGCACGTTCGACCCCGCCGCCGTCCGGCTAATGAAAGAGGCCACGGGCCCGGACCTGACGGTGGGCGGCGCGCAGCTGGCGGGCCAGGCCATCGCGGCCGGGCTGGTGGACGAGATCCATCTGGTGGTCACCCCGCATCTGCTGGGCGGCGGAGCCCCGGCCCTGCCCGCGCACGTCCGCCGCGGGTTGCAGCTGCTGGACCAGCACACCTTCGCCAACGGCACGGTGTATGTCCGCTACGGCATGCTGTGA
- a CDS encoding serine hydrolase domain-containing protein, translating to MTSLAAGFTTPQFAPIRETFDAMLDADPGYSAQLAVYRHGVKVVDLVGGPDSAADSLTGVFSCSKGVSALAFSLLVQDGLIDVDAAVATYWPEFARHGKGGITVRQLLSHQAGLVGVQGGFAMEDYNDLPAVAERLADMAPQWHPGSGTFGYHALTMGVFLEELCRRVTGERLQDMYNRRIRVPYAADMFLGLPESEEPRFRPVKYVDSPAAGFVDPGSIAGMSGNVQAGQLLELPNIRSVRAAGSCSGAGVGSADGLARVYAGAITGIDGLPAYLTPETIAIMAQEQIWGLDRVFCDTSAFALTFMKPNPRMDFGSAEAFGHDGANASLGFADPLYGIGFGYVPAWNEEGATGGRAMQLSAAVRRVVLAGA from the coding sequence ATGACTTCACTTGCCGCAGGCTTCACCACACCCCAGTTCGCCCCCATCCGCGAGACCTTCGACGCCATGCTCGACGCCGATCCCGGCTACAGCGCGCAGCTTGCCGTTTACCGCCACGGCGTGAAGGTGGTGGACCTGGTGGGCGGGCCGGACTCGGCCGCCGACTCCCTGACGGGCGTGTTCTCCTGCTCCAAGGGCGTCTCGGCGCTCGCCTTCAGCCTGCTGGTCCAGGACGGCCTGATCGACGTCGACGCCGCGGTGGCAACGTACTGGCCCGAATTTGCCCGCCACGGCAAGGGTGGCATCACGGTTCGCCAGCTGCTCTCGCACCAGGCCGGCCTGGTGGGCGTGCAGGGCGGCTTCGCCATGGAGGACTATAACGACCTCCCGGCCGTGGCCGAAAGGCTTGCCGACATGGCGCCGCAGTGGCATCCGGGCAGCGGCACCTTTGGCTACCACGCCCTGACCATGGGGGTGTTCCTGGAGGAGCTGTGCCGCCGGGTCACGGGGGAGCGGCTGCAGGACATGTACAACCGGCGCATCCGGGTGCCGTACGCGGCCGACATGTTCCTGGGCCTGCCCGAATCCGAGGAACCGCGCTTCCGCCCCGTGAAGTACGTCGACTCCCCGGCCGCGGGCTTTGTGGATCCGGGCTCCATCGCCGGCATGTCCGGCAACGTCCAGGCCGGCCAGCTGCTGGAGCTGCCCAACATTCGCAGCGTCCGGGCCGCGGGCAGTTGCAGCGGCGCCGGGGTGGGCTCTGCAGACGGCCTGGCCCGCGTCTATGCCGGCGCCATCACGGGCATTGACGGCCTGCCCGCCTACCTGACCCCGGAAACCATCGCCATCATGGCGCAGGAACAGATCTGGGGCCTGGACAGGGTATTTTGCGACACCAGCGCCTTTGCCCTGACGTTCATGAAGCCCAACCCGCGCATGGACTTTGGCAGCGCCGAGGCGTTCGGGCACGACGGCGCCAACGCTTCCCTTGGCTTCGCCGACCCTCTTTACGGGATCGGCTTTGGCTACGTGCCCGCCTGGAACGAGGAAGGCGCCACGGGAGGCCGGGCCATGCAGCTCAGCGCCGCGGTGCGCAGGGTGGTCCTGGCCGGCGCCTAA